In a genomic window of Ralstonia nicotianae:
- the aceA gene encoding isocitrate lyase, with amino-acid sequence MSRELEVKALQQEWDTNPRWKGIKRGYTAQDVVRLRGSLQIEHTLARRGAEKLWTLMNSEPFVNALGALTGNQAMQQVKAGLKAIYLSGWQVAGDANSNGEMYPDQSLYSVDSVPKVVKRINNTFQRADQIQWSEGKDDVDFFAPIVADAEAGFGGVLNAFELMKAMIEAGAAGVHFEDQLAAVKKCGHMGGKVLVPTREAVSKLVAARLAADVMGVPTVLIARTDAEAADLLTADVDDNDRPFCTGERTVEGFYRTKPGLQQAIARGLAYADYADLVWCETGKPDLEYAKKFAEAIHAKFPGKMLAYNCSPSFNWKKNLDDATIAKFQKELGAMGYKFQFITLAGFHALNYSMFNLAHGYARNQMSAFVELQEAEFAAAEKGFTAVKHQREVGTGYFDAVTQTIERDASTTALKGSTEDAQFFEEKAHAKKVA; translated from the coding sequence ATGTCGCGCGAACTCGAAGTGAAGGCGCTGCAGCAAGAGTGGGACACCAACCCGCGCTGGAAAGGCATCAAGCGCGGCTACACCGCGCAAGACGTGGTGCGCCTGCGCGGCTCGCTGCAGATCGAGCACACCCTGGCCCGCCGCGGTGCCGAAAAGCTGTGGACCCTGATGAACAGTGAGCCGTTCGTCAACGCGCTGGGCGCGCTGACGGGCAACCAGGCCATGCAGCAGGTCAAGGCCGGCCTGAAGGCCATCTACCTGTCGGGCTGGCAGGTGGCGGGCGACGCCAACAGCAACGGCGAGATGTATCCCGACCAGTCGCTGTACTCGGTGGACTCGGTGCCCAAGGTGGTCAAGCGCATCAACAATACGTTCCAGCGCGCCGACCAGATCCAATGGTCGGAAGGCAAGGACGATGTCGACTTCTTCGCCCCGATCGTGGCCGATGCCGAGGCCGGCTTCGGCGGCGTGCTGAATGCGTTCGAGCTGATGAAGGCGATGATCGAGGCGGGCGCCGCCGGCGTGCACTTCGAAGACCAGCTGGCCGCCGTCAAGAAGTGCGGCCACATGGGCGGCAAGGTGCTGGTGCCGACACGCGAGGCGGTGTCCAAGCTGGTGGCCGCGCGCCTGGCCGCCGATGTGATGGGCGTGCCGACCGTGCTGATCGCCCGCACCGACGCCGAGGCCGCCGACCTGCTGACCGCCGACGTGGACGACAACGACCGTCCGTTCTGCACCGGCGAGCGCACCGTGGAAGGCTTCTACCGCACCAAGCCGGGCCTGCAGCAGGCCATCGCGCGCGGCCTGGCTTACGCCGACTACGCCGACCTGGTGTGGTGCGAAACCGGCAAGCCGGACCTGGAGTACGCCAAGAAGTTTGCCGAGGCCATCCACGCCAAGTTCCCCGGCAAGATGCTGGCCTACAACTGCTCGCCGTCGTTCAACTGGAAGAAGAACCTGGACGACGCCACCATCGCCAAGTTCCAGAAGGAGCTGGGCGCGATGGGCTACAAGTTCCAGTTCATCACGCTGGCCGGCTTCCATGCCCTGAACTACTCGATGTTCAACCTGGCCCACGGCTATGCCCGCAACCAGATGAGCGCCTTCGTCGAGCTGCAGGAAGCCGAATTCGCGGCGGCCGAGAAGGGCTTCACCGCGGTCAAGCACCAGCGCGAAGTCGGCACCGGCTACTTCGATGCCGTGACGCAGACTATCGAGCGCGACGCGTCCACCACGGCGCTCAAGGGCTCGACCGAGGACGCGCAGTTTTTCGAAGAAAAGGCGCACGCCAAGAAGGTCGCCTGA
- a CDS encoding F-box protein, protein MMFKPTFNNPYVRLEPSAPPLPDGGFPPTPDQADGQPAYSPSRSSAGVSSSALGGLAALKLGAGSVGTSSMQRRQLPPAPLVPRKMENIQQLPDEALQHIASFLDPRSRRALSEVSHIMNEAARSSQTSMQVWNKSMLNQLHHYPNLQSLRLLGDITLDELKALPPTLRHLDLGEGTGEAKSPAAIAYLATLPLESLNVKGAQIGDHGAQLLAANPSLKKLNVADGGISEVGARKLADHPSLKSLDMSGNQIDARGAQHLANSQSIETLRLCCCGVTDPGIQALAENNRLTSLDVSGNYIGDGALTTLAAKPSLTSLDVSCNRPYTATEPHLALEQGASMALALAQGLMQRTTPLTSLKADGNWFDDTAAILLAAAPAGTISLSLKKNLIEAEGAQALASNPVLKSLDLTQNPIRDEGAIALADSQSLREVTVKNCLVKDAGAAALARNPRLTSLDLGNLLTETGDEAEQADYDKTANEINEEGAKELAQSRSLRSLSVQGNLCGDGGVQALARNRKITTLNVAYTNMTPESAPELARNPVLTSLSVRWNYSLGTEGALELAKSKSLASLDARNISVGPEGALALEANPRITGTPENPNFLHGLFPPEI, encoded by the coding sequence ATGATGTTCAAGCCTACTTTCAACAACCCCTACGTTCGTCTTGAGCCATCCGCGCCGCCGCTGCCGGATGGGGGATTCCCGCCCACGCCGGACCAGGCGGACGGGCAGCCGGCTTACTCGCCCAGCCGTTCGTCGGCCGGGGTCTCATCGTCGGCCCTGGGCGGGCTGGCGGCATTGAAGCTGGGCGCTGGATCGGTGGGTACGTCATCCATGCAGCGTCGCCAACTGCCCCCTGCGCCTTTGGTGCCGCGCAAGATGGAGAATATTCAGCAGCTGCCGGATGAGGCGCTGCAGCACATCGCCAGCTTCCTGGATCCCCGCTCCAGGCGGGCGCTGAGCGAGGTCAGCCACATCATGAATGAAGCCGCTCGATCGAGCCAGACGTCCATGCAGGTCTGGAACAAGTCGATGCTCAACCAGCTGCATCACTATCCCAACCTGCAAAGCTTGCGTCTCCTGGGCGACATCACGCTCGATGAGCTGAAGGCGCTTCCCCCGACGCTGCGCCACCTCGACCTGGGCGAGGGCACCGGCGAGGCCAAATCGCCTGCCGCGATTGCCTATCTCGCCACCTTGCCGCTCGAATCGCTCAATGTGAAGGGCGCCCAGATCGGCGACCACGGCGCGCAGTTGCTGGCCGCCAACCCCTCGCTCAAGAAGCTTAACGTGGCGGATGGCGGGATCAGCGAGGTGGGCGCCAGGAAGCTGGCAGACCACCCGTCGCTCAAGTCGCTTGACATGAGCGGCAACCAGATCGATGCGCGAGGCGCGCAGCATCTGGCGAACAGCCAGTCGATCGAGACGCTCCGCCTGTGCTGCTGCGGCGTCACCGATCCGGGCATCCAGGCGCTGGCGGAAAACAACCGGTTGACTTCGCTCGATGTGAGCGGCAATTACATCGGTGACGGTGCGCTCACCACACTGGCCGCCAAGCCCTCGCTGACCTCGCTCGACGTCAGCTGCAACCGGCCGTACACCGCCACAGAGCCGCACCTGGCGCTGGAACAAGGGGCGAGCATGGCATTGGCGCTGGCGCAGGGGCTGATGCAGCGCACGACGCCGCTCACCTCGCTCAAGGCGGATGGAAACTGGTTTGACGATACCGCGGCGATATTGCTGGCGGCCGCCCCGGCAGGGACAATCTCGCTCTCGCTGAAAAAGAACCTGATCGAAGCCGAGGGCGCTCAGGCGCTGGCCAGCAACCCTGTGCTCAAGTCGCTCGACCTGACCCAGAACCCGATCCGCGACGAGGGTGCGATAGCGCTGGCGGACAGTCAGTCGCTCCGGGAGGTGACCGTGAAGAACTGCCTCGTGAAGGATGCCGGGGCAGCGGCGCTGGCGCGCAACCCCAGGCTGACCTCGCTCGACCTGGGCAACCTCCTCACCGAAACGGGAGACGAGGCGGAGCAGGCGGATTACGACAAGACCGCCAACGAGATCAACGAGGAGGGCGCCAAAGAGCTGGCGCAAAGCCGTTCGCTACGTTCGCTCAGCGTGCAGGGCAACCTGTGCGGCGATGGCGGCGTGCAGGCGCTGGCGAGAAACCGCAAGATAACCACGTTGAACGTGGCCTACACAAACATGACCCCGGAAAGTGCGCCGGAGCTGGCCCGCAATCCGGTGCTCACCTCGCTCAGCGTGCGCTGGAACTACAGTCTCGGCACGGAGGGCGCGCTGGAGCTGGCCAAGAGCAAATCGCTCGCTTCGCTCGACGCGCGCAACATCAGCGTCGGCCCGGAAGGGGCCCTGGCGCTGGAGGCCAATCCGCGCATCACGGGCACGCCCGAAAACCCCAATTTCCTGCACGGGTTATTCCCGCCGGAGATCTAA
- a CDS encoding GALA protein, producing the protein MVSRIPTGNRGQGNGIEQSASSHATEATPWLGVNLPYGHWLPSSARSVVSRASSLLGGLANFRWGGPSASARPAPNIRSAAIAPAQQTLPPELWQQIATLAGARPRRAMREVSLELRNASRAVVTHLTISDPAMFRQLSLYPALKSVRFKGALTLEALKALPPTLEHLEIGRCTGSAISAEGLAHLAAMPLKSLNLNGIEIGVEGARTLATSKSLVSLSLIGCGIGDRAAQALAASRSIRSLDLSVNMIGRDGAQALADAPLVSLNLYSNEIGDDGARALATSQTLTSLELRRNGIGNAGAGAFANNTVLRKLNLANNMIDKRGARVLAGNTSLTELDLGGNRLGDKGARALAGNRSLLSLKVDHNEISDEGVQALAQHATLRSLDLSFNFVGLQGAGALGGNTRLSELNLSLCGINSYSASALARNKSLASLYLNGNRIGDDGARALAKNSTLTLLDLSRNNIQNAGAEALGGNQALISLKLAGNGIDDDGAAALARHPRLTTLDLSQNRIGSEGARHLAQSATLAELDLSENRIGPEGAEALSLSTVLITLKVNDNAIGEDGARSLADSTSLTSLDARRNGIGEGGAKVLEANTRITGTPQNPNFLAEDVPRPDVLQRLDRV; encoded by the coding sequence ATGGTGTCGCGCATTCCCACCGGCAACCGCGGGCAAGGCAACGGAATCGAGCAATCTGCCTCGTCGCACGCTACCGAGGCTACGCCCTGGCTGGGCGTGAACCTGCCGTATGGGCACTGGCTGCCTTCTTCTGCACGCTCGGTGGTCTCGCGGGCCTCGTCGCTCCTGGGCGGCCTGGCGAACTTCAGGTGGGGCGGGCCGTCGGCAAGCGCCCGGCCCGCGCCGAACATCCGGTCTGCCGCCATCGCGCCCGCCCAGCAGACGCTGCCGCCCGAGCTGTGGCAGCAGATCGCCACCCTTGCCGGAGCGCGGCCCCGGCGTGCCATGCGGGAGGTCAGCCTCGAACTGCGGAATGCCTCGCGGGCGGTCGTGACGCACCTGACCATCAGCGACCCGGCGATGTTCCGCCAACTGAGCCTGTACCCGGCGCTCAAGAGCGTGCGCTTCAAGGGGGCGCTCACGCTTGAGGCGCTGAAAGCCCTGCCGCCGACGCTGGAGCACCTGGAGATCGGCCGCTGCACGGGCAGCGCCATCTCGGCCGAGGGGCTGGCGCATCTCGCCGCGATGCCGCTCAAGTCGCTCAACCTGAACGGCATCGAAATCGGTGTCGAGGGCGCGCGCACGCTCGCGACCAGCAAGTCGCTCGTCTCGCTCAGCCTGATCGGCTGCGGGATCGGCGACCGGGCCGCCCAGGCGCTGGCGGCCAGCCGGTCGATCCGGTCGCTCGACCTGAGCGTGAATATGATCGGACGCGATGGTGCCCAGGCGCTAGCGGACGCGCCGCTGGTCTCGCTCAATCTGTACAGCAACGAGATCGGCGACGACGGCGCACGGGCACTGGCGACCAGCCAGACGTTGACATCGCTCGAGTTGCGCCGCAACGGCATCGGCAACGCCGGAGCGGGGGCCTTCGCAAACAACACCGTGCTGCGCAAGCTCAACCTGGCGAACAACATGATCGACAAGCGCGGTGCCCGAGTGCTGGCGGGCAACACGTCACTCACCGAGCTCGACCTGGGCGGCAACCGCCTGGGTGACAAAGGCGCGCGGGCGCTGGCGGGCAACCGGTCGCTGCTTTCGCTCAAGGTGGACCACAACGAGATCAGCGACGAGGGCGTACAGGCGCTGGCGCAGCATGCCACGCTCAGATCGCTCGATCTGAGCTTCAACTTCGTCGGCCTTCAGGGTGCCGGTGCGCTGGGCGGAAACACCAGGCTCAGCGAGCTCAACCTGAGCCTTTGCGGGATCAATTCGTACAGCGCCAGCGCCCTGGCGCGCAACAAGTCGCTCGCCTCGCTCTATCTGAACGGCAACCGGATCGGCGACGACGGCGCGCGGGCGCTGGCAAAAAACAGCACGTTGACCCTGCTCGACCTGAGCCGAAACAACATCCAGAACGCGGGCGCCGAGGCGCTCGGAGGCAATCAGGCGCTGATCTCGCTCAAGCTGGCCGGCAACGGGATCGACGATGACGGCGCGGCGGCACTGGCGCGCCATCCCCGGCTAACGACGCTGGACCTGAGCCAGAACCGGATCGGGTCCGAGGGGGCGCGGCACCTGGCGCAAAGCGCCACGCTCGCCGAGCTCGACCTGAGCGAGAACCGCATCGGTCCCGAGGGCGCCGAGGCGCTGAGCCTGAGCACGGTGCTGATCACCCTCAAGGTGAACGACAACGCCATCGGCGAGGACGGCGCGCGGTCGTTGGCCGACAGCACGTCGCTGACCTCGCTCGACGCGCGCCGGAACGGGATCGGCGAGGGCGGCGCCAAGGTGCTGGAGGCCAATACCCGGATCACGGGCACGCCGCAGAACCCGAATTTCCTGGCGGAGGATGTGCCGAGGCCGGATGTATTGCAGCGGCTGGACAGGGTGTGA
- a CDS encoding gamma-glutamylcyclotransferase family protein: protein MTEAIHVFAYGTLRAGEANDLRVAASRRGIAEPKLIGHATLHGRLYDFGAYPGLVPDPTGTAVRGDVYRIDPGLVPVLDTIEAVYPGGDALFLRETHTVMLGSEPLDCIVYPVSAGQVAGRHVITGGDWVAYRLARG, encoded by the coding sequence ATGACTGAGGCCATCCACGTCTTCGCCTACGGCACGCTGCGCGCGGGCGAGGCCAACGACCTGCGCGTCGCCGCGTCCCGGCGCGGTATCGCCGAGCCGAAGCTGATCGGCCACGCGACGCTGCACGGTCGGCTGTACGACTTCGGCGCGTATCCCGGCCTGGTGCCGGACCCGACCGGCACCGCCGTGCGCGGCGACGTCTACCGCATCGACCCCGGGCTTGTGCCGGTGCTCGACACGATCGAAGCGGTCTACCCTGGCGGCGACGCGCTGTTCCTGCGCGAGACCCACACCGTGATGCTCGGCAGCGAGCCGCTCGACTGCATCGTCTATCCGGTCAGTGCCGGGCAGGTGGCGGGGCGGCACGTCATTACCGGTGGGGATTGGGTGGCGTACCGGCTGGCGCGGGGGTGA
- the rraA gene encoding ribonuclease E activity regulator RraA: protein MTTMMIPVTDLCDAHEDQLASGAVRVLAPVFRSFGARAAFAGPAATLKVFEDNGLVRAMLEQPGEGRVLVVDGGGSLRCALVGGNLAKLAEDNGWEGVLVNGCVRDTRELAACNVGVHALAAHPRKSFKKNQGERDIGVQMPGAYIHPGEWIYGDEDGVLVSRERLHD from the coding sequence ATGACGACGATGATGATTCCCGTGACCGACCTGTGCGACGCGCACGAAGACCAGCTCGCCAGCGGCGCCGTGCGCGTGCTCGCGCCGGTGTTCCGCAGCTTCGGCGCGCGCGCGGCCTTTGCCGGGCCGGCCGCCACGCTCAAGGTGTTCGAGGACAACGGCCTGGTGCGCGCCATGCTGGAGCAGCCGGGCGAGGGGCGCGTGCTGGTCGTCGACGGCGGCGGCTCGCTGCGCTGCGCGCTGGTGGGCGGCAACCTCGCCAAGCTGGCCGAGGACAACGGCTGGGAGGGTGTCCTCGTCAACGGCTGTGTGCGCGATACCCGCGAGCTGGCCGCCTGCAACGTCGGCGTGCATGCCCTGGCTGCGCATCCGCGCAAGAGCTTCAAGAAAAACCAGGGCGAGCGCGACATCGGCGTGCAGATGCCCGGCGCCTACATCCACCCGGGCGAATGGATCTACGGCGACGAAGATGGCGTGCTGGTCTCGCGGGAGCGGCTGCATGACTGA
- a CDS encoding thiamine pyrophosphate-binding protein, protein MLVDALIAHGTDLAFGVPGESYLAVLEGFYQRRDRARFIVCRQEGGAATMADAHGKLTGRPGIVFCTRGPGATNASIGVHTAFQDSTPLILFIGQVGRDCVDREAFQEIDYRRMFGQMAKWVAQIDSVERIPEYIARAFQTATAGRPGPVVLALPEDMLTQVATVADVPPMPRAMAWPAPHDLARLKALLGRAERPLLLLGGAGWTPQAAARLQAFAERWRLPVGCVFRRQDLFDNRHPNYAGDVGIAINPKLAARVREADVVLAIGTRLGEMATSGYTLFDVPRPRQTLIHVHAGAEELGRVYQADLMIHAAMPAIAEALDGVAPDAPPRWQAWTEAAHADYLANIAPPPFAGRGIDLARAMQWLRERLPRNAILTNGAGNYATWLHRFYQYGPLAAGSRTQLAPTSGAMGYGAPAAVAAKIACPQTPVICLAGDGCFLMNGQELATAMQYDAPVIFIVVNNGMYGTIRMHQERAYPEHVSGTELRNPDFAALARAYGAEGHTVRSLEGFQAAVEAALAAPVATVIEVQTDPEIISPRATLQSLRAQARG, encoded by the coding sequence ATCCTGGTCGATGCCCTGATCGCCCATGGCACGGACCTCGCCTTCGGCGTGCCGGGCGAGAGCTACCTGGCCGTGCTGGAAGGCTTCTACCAGCGGCGCGACCGCGCGCGCTTCATCGTATGCCGGCAGGAGGGCGGGGCCGCCACCATGGCCGACGCCCATGGCAAGCTGACCGGTCGCCCCGGCATCGTGTTCTGCACGCGCGGCCCCGGGGCGACCAACGCCAGCATCGGCGTGCACACCGCGTTCCAGGATTCCACGCCGCTGATCCTTTTCATTGGCCAGGTCGGCCGCGACTGCGTCGACCGCGAAGCCTTCCAGGAGATCGACTACCGCCGCATGTTCGGCCAGATGGCCAAGTGGGTTGCGCAGATCGACAGCGTCGAGCGCATCCCCGAATACATCGCGCGCGCCTTCCAGACCGCGACGGCGGGGCGCCCCGGCCCGGTGGTGCTGGCGCTGCCCGAAGACATGCTCACCCAGGTCGCCACCGTGGCCGACGTGCCGCCGATGCCGCGCGCGATGGCGTGGCCCGCGCCGCACGATCTGGCGCGGCTCAAGGCCCTGCTGGGCCGCGCCGAGCGCCCGCTGCTGCTGCTGGGCGGCGCCGGCTGGACGCCGCAGGCCGCCGCGCGCCTGCAGGCCTTCGCCGAGCGCTGGCGCTTGCCGGTGGGCTGCGTGTTCCGCCGGCAGGATCTGTTCGACAACCGCCACCCGAACTACGCCGGCGATGTCGGCATCGCCATCAACCCGAAGCTGGCGGCGCGCGTGCGCGAGGCGGACGTGGTGCTCGCCATCGGCACGCGCCTGGGCGAGATGGCAACTTCGGGCTACACGCTGTTCGACGTGCCGCGCCCGCGGCAGACGCTGATCCACGTGCACGCCGGCGCCGAAGAGCTGGGCCGCGTCTACCAGGCCGATCTGATGATCCACGCGGCGATGCCCGCCATCGCCGAGGCGCTGGACGGCGTCGCGCCCGATGCGCCGCCGCGCTGGCAGGCCTGGACCGAGGCCGCGCATGCGGACTACCTCGCCAACATCGCGCCGCCGCCGTTCGCCGGGCGGGGCATCGATCTGGCCCGCGCGATGCAATGGCTGCGCGAGCGCCTGCCGCGCAACGCCATCCTGACCAACGGCGCGGGCAACTACGCCACCTGGCTGCATCGCTTCTACCAGTACGGGCCGCTGGCCGCCGGCTCGCGCACCCAGCTCGCGCCGACCAGCGGGGCGATGGGCTATGGCGCCCCGGCGGCCGTGGCGGCCAAGATCGCTTGTCCGCAGACGCCCGTGATCTGCCTCGCCGGCGACGGCTGCTTCCTGATGAACGGCCAGGAGCTGGCGACCGCCATGCAGTATGACGCGCCGGTGATCTTCATCGTGGTCAACAACGGCATGTACGGCACCATCCGCATGCACCAGGAGCGCGCGTATCCGGAACACGTGAGCGGCACCGAGCTGCGCAACCCGGACTTCGCCGCGCTGGCGCGCGCCTACGGCGCCGAGGGCCACACCGTGCGTTCGCTGGAGGGCTTCCAGGCCGCGGTGGAGGCGGCGCTGGCGGCCCCGGTGGCCACCGTCATCGAAGTGCAGACCGATCCGGAGATCATCAGCCCGCGCGCAACCCTGCAATCGCTGCGTGCGCAGGCGCGCGGCTGA
- a CDS encoding LytR/AlgR family response regulator transcription factor, translated as MPIAPRLLIADDEPALADSLIAELAALWPGARIAPAVHDGQSALDAIDRPRAGEAPDVVFLDIRMPGLSGIEVARELAGRAQRPLVVFVTAYDQFALDAFEQAAVDYVLKPVQTERLAATVRRLTARLAERPDGGAAADPAQTLAQLVERLAGLPAAGGANGAYLRFIKALVGQEIRFIPVEEVLYLEATDKYVNVVTHAGASLIRTSLRELLSQLDPQHFWQVHRGTVVNVAHVASAVHLSLGRLALKIRGRTETLPVARQYAHLFRQM; from the coding sequence ATGCCCATCGCTCCCCGCCTGCTGATTGCCGACGATGAACCGGCGCTGGCCGACAGCCTGATCGCCGAGCTTGCCGCGCTGTGGCCCGGGGCCCGCATCGCGCCCGCGGTGCACGACGGGCAGTCCGCGCTGGATGCCATCGACCGGCCGCGCGCGGGCGAGGCGCCCGATGTGGTCTTTCTCGACATCCGCATGCCGGGGCTGTCCGGCATCGAGGTGGCGCGCGAGCTGGCGGGCCGGGCGCAGCGCCCGCTGGTGGTGTTCGTGACCGCCTACGACCAGTTCGCGCTCGACGCGTTCGAGCAGGCGGCCGTGGACTACGTGCTCAAGCCCGTGCAGACCGAACGCCTGGCCGCCACCGTCCGGCGCTTGACGGCGCGCCTGGCCGAGCGGCCGGACGGCGGCGCGGCGGCCGATCCCGCGCAGACCCTGGCGCAACTGGTGGAGCGCCTCGCCGGGCTGCCGGCCGCGGGCGGCGCCAACGGCGCCTATCTGCGGTTCATCAAGGCGCTGGTGGGGCAGGAGATCCGCTTTATCCCCGTGGAAGAGGTGCTGTACCTCGAGGCGACCGACAAATACGTCAACGTGGTGACCCACGCCGGCGCGTCGCTGATCCGCACCAGCCTGCGCGAACTGCTGTCGCAGCTCGACCCGCAGCACTTCTGGCAGGTGCATCGCGGCACGGTGGTGAACGTGGCGCACGTGGCCAGCGCCGTGCACCTGTCGCTCGGCCGACTGGCGCTGAAGATCCGGGGCCGGACCGAGACGCTGCCGGTGGCGCGGCAGTACGCGCACCTGTTCCGGCAGATGTAG
- a CDS encoding sensor histidine kinase, translated as MRDRPRFDPATPSSKIGRMLANVSLPPPAECLRIAMRWLRAFAWIVAINTGIAAVLAFGIKPDDTFWHDLVYSQAIGLSMWLLIDIPRHLLWGNGPPSRKILPWIVVAAVLIGVPFGQWVARRILCTGDQPWRADSLRMSFIIAMLAALGATYFYWSRGKLATLQRQAALDALEREEAEKQVVRAQLMALQAQIEPHFLFNALAHVDVLIARDPAGARRLLQHLIGFLRTSLAHARAEQCTLEQEFALLRAYLDIQALRFGARLRFSLALDDTIAGLVVPPMLIQPLVENAVVHGIEPSREGGTIALSARREGDRLRLEVRDTGIGFGRDAAPGKGSGMGLTHVRERLARLFDADARLTIAETMPHGVTVTVELPLAHDAAGADASGAAVPQWRCRFSRPAVAPALAPRAPAGT; from the coding sequence ATGCGGGATCGCCCACGCTTTGACCCGGCCACCCCGTCGAGTAAGATCGGCCGCATGCTTGCCAACGTGTCGCTGCCTCCGCCTGCCGAGTGCCTGCGCATCGCCATGCGCTGGCTGCGCGCGTTCGCCTGGATCGTCGCCATCAATACCGGCATTGCCGCCGTGCTGGCCTTCGGCATCAAGCCGGACGACACCTTCTGGCACGACCTCGTCTACAGCCAGGCGATCGGGCTGTCGATGTGGCTGCTGATCGATATTCCGCGCCACCTGCTGTGGGGCAACGGTCCGCCCAGCCGGAAGATCCTGCCCTGGATCGTGGTGGCCGCGGTGCTGATCGGTGTGCCGTTCGGGCAGTGGGTGGCGCGGCGGATCCTGTGCACGGGCGACCAGCCCTGGCGCGCCGACAGCCTGCGCATGAGCTTCATCATCGCCATGCTGGCGGCGCTGGGCGCGACGTATTTCTACTGGTCGCGCGGCAAGCTGGCGACGCTGCAGCGGCAGGCCGCGCTGGACGCGCTGGAGCGCGAAGAGGCCGAGAAGCAGGTTGTGCGCGCGCAGCTGATGGCGCTGCAGGCGCAGATCGAACCGCATTTCCTGTTCAACGCGCTGGCCCACGTGGACGTGCTGATCGCGCGTGATCCGGCCGGCGCGCGTCGGCTGCTGCAGCACCTGATCGGCTTCCTGCGCACGTCGCTCGCGCATGCACGCGCCGAGCAGTGCACGCTAGAGCAGGAGTTCGCGCTGCTGCGCGCGTATCTCGACATCCAGGCGCTGCGCTTCGGCGCGCGCCTGCGGTTCTCGCTGGCGCTGGACGACACCATCGCCGGCCTCGTCGTTCCGCCCATGCTGATCCAGCCGCTGGTGGAGAACGCCGTGGTGCACGGCATCGAGCCGTCGCGCGAGGGCGGCACGATCGCGCTATCCGCCCGGCGCGAGGGTGACCGGCTGCGGCTGGAGGTGCGCGATACCGGCATCGGCTTCGGCCGGGACGCGGCCCCCGGCAAGGGCTCGGGCATGGGGCTCACGCATGTGCGCGAACGGCTGGCGCGCCTGTTCGATGCCGATGCGCGCCTGACCATTGCCGAGACCATGCCGCACGGCGTGACCGTCACGGTGGAGCTGCCGCTGGCGCACGACGCCGCTGGCGCGGATGCCTCCGGCGCCGCCGTGCCGCAATGGCGCTGCCGCTTCTCCCGGCCGGCAGTCGCGCCCGCGCTGGCCCCGCGCGCTCCCGCCGGAACCTGA
- a CDS encoding 2TM domain-containing protein encodes MSATTFPASDDAALLHRARRRAGARMGLRIHLLAFLAVNLMLAAIALSRGQSWFIWPLLGWGVGLAAHGLGLAWALGSGYRRLVDRELARLRNQAGR; translated from the coding sequence ATGTCCGCCACCACCTTCCCCGCCTCCGATGACGCCGCCTTGCTGCACCGCGCCAGGCGGCGCGCCGGCGCGCGCATGGGCTTGCGCATCCACCTGCTGGCCTTCCTGGCTGTGAACCTCATGCTGGCGGCGATTGCGCTGTCGCGCGGGCAGTCCTGGTTCATCTGGCCGCTGCTGGGCTGGGGCGTGGGGCTGGCCGCACACGGCCTGGGCCTGGCGTGGGCGCTGGGCAGCGGCTACCGGCGCCTGGTGGACCGGGAACTCGCCCGGCTGCGCAATCAGGCAGGCCGCTGA